From the Thermodesulfovibrio thiophilus DSM 17215 genome, the window GGGACAGCTTTAACTCAATTACTGTTGATGGAGATATGTCAACAAATGATACTGTATTAATGCTTGCAAATGGAGAAGCAGGTTCTAAAAAAATAGTTAAAAATTCTTCTGTATGGAAACTGTTTAGACGATCTCTCAATGAATTATGCCTTGACCTTGCTCAGATGATAGTTAAAGATGCGGAAGGTGGAACTAAATTTGTAACTATAACTGTTACCGGTGCTAGAACTTCTTCTGATGCAAAAAGAGTTGCGAAGTCTGTGGCAAATTCTTTACTTGTCAAGACAGCACTTTATGGAGGAGATCCTAACTGGGGAAGAATTATTGCCGCAGCTGGATACTCAGACGTTCCTGTAAAAGAAGAGAAAATTGAAATTTTCATAAATGGAATCTGCCTTTTTGAAAAAGGGCTACCCACTATGAAGGAAGAAGAACTTAAAAGTGCTATCAAACAAAGAGAGATTGATATTTTAATAAATCTTAATGTTGGTAAAAGCTCAGCAAAAGTTTTTACAAATGACCTCTCTGAAGAGTATGTGCGAATAAACTCAGCTTACCGAACATAATTATCACACTTGAAAATATAGCAAAACTTTATTCAATCATTGAGCTGATTTTAATATTTTAGGTATTATAAAAAGATGGATGAAAAAATTTTCTCTGAAGAAAAGGAAGAAGTCTTATTTGATAGCCCTGAGTTGTATAGAGTGTATCTTTTAAATGACGATTACACAACAATGGATTTTGTTGTTTATGTTTTGATGACAATTTTTGATAAACCAAAAATAGAAGCAACATCCATTATGCTTCATGTGCACAGAAACGGACGAGGTCTTGCTGGAGTTTATTTAAAGGAGATTGCTGAAACAAAGGCAGCACAAGTAGAAAGCCTGGCAAGAGCTCATGGATTTCCATTAAAATGTGCGATACAAGAAGATGATTAACAAAGATTTGCAGATTATTATAACAGCTACAGTGGAAGATGCCATTGAGAGAGGGCATCAATATCTTACAGTAGAGCATCTTGTATATGCCATACTTCATGACGACTATGGTGTGGAGATAATAAAAAGCTGTGGAGGAGATCCCGAACAGATAAAGAGAAATCTTGAAAGGTTTCTTGAAGAGCAAATTCCAAAGAAGAAAGGGAAAGGACAGGCTCATCCCACTATCAGTTTTCAAAGGGTGATGGAAAGAACTTTAAATCATGTTGGAAGTGCAGAGAAAAAAGAGGCTGATGCAGGAGATTTTCTTGCTTCGATCTTTCTTGAAGAAGACACATATGCTGTAAGTCTTTTTAAATCATACGGTATAACAAGGATTGATATCCTCAACTATATTTCTCATGGAATTCCAAAAACTGGCTATGAAGAAACTGTTAATAAGGAAGAAAAAAAGGCTGATCCACTTAAACTTTTCACAGTAGAGCTTACAGAAAAAGCAAAAAAGGGCGAAATTGATTCAATCATTGGAAGACAGAATGAGCTTGACAGAGTGATACAAGTTTTAAGCAGAAGAAGGAAAAACAATGTAATACTTGTAGGAGAACCAGGAGTTGGAAAAACAGCAATTGTGGAAGGACTGGCTTTAAAGATTGCAAAGGGTGAAGTTCCATCGCATCTTAAGAATTTCAAAATATTTGCTCTTGACATGGGAGCCCTTCTTGCAGGCACAAAATACAGAGGTGATTTTGAGGCAAGAATGAAGGCATTAATAAACTCACTTTATAAAATTAAAGATTGCATACTTTTTATTGATGAAATTCACACTATTGTTGGAGCTGGCTCTGCAAGTGGAAGTACTGTTGATGCATCAAATCTTCTTAAGCCTTTATTAATCGAGGGGAAAATTCGATGTATTGGTGCTACAACCTATGAAGAATACCGAAATTATGTTGAAAAAGATAGAGCTTTATCCCGCAGATTTCAGAAAATTGATGTAGTTGAGCCCACTGAAGAGGAAACATTTGAAATTCTTAAAGGTCTTAAATCTTACTATGAAGAATATCATGGAGTTAATTATACTCAGGAAGCTCTAAAAACTGCGGTAAATCTCTCAGCAAAATATATTATTGAAAGATTTTTACCTGACAAAGCAATAGATATCATTGATGAAGCTGGTGCTATTGTAAGACTTTATCAGAGTGAAAATCCTGTTGTTGATGAAAAAATTATCGAGAAAACAATAGCAAAAATAGCAAGAATTCCGTCCCAGGAAATAACCTTAAATGAATCTGAGAGATTAAAGACTCTGGCGTCAGATTTAAAATCTGTAATCTTTGGGCAAGATGAAGCTGTGGAGGCTGTCAGTAGAGTGATCAAGCTTGCAAAGGCTGGACTAAAAGAACCTCAGAGACCAATAGGGAGTTTTCTTTTTACTGGTCCGACAGGAGTTGGAAAAACAGAGCTTGCAAAACAGCTTGCCCAAAAATTGGGTATTGCTTTTTTGAGATTTGATATGAGCGAATATATGGAAAAGCATTCTGTAGCAAAACTTATAGGCGCGCCACCTGGTTATATCGGATTTGAACAGGGAGGACTTCTCACAGAACAGATAAGAAAAAATCCACATTGTGTGCTTTTACTTGATGAGATTGAAAAGGCTCATGAAGAAATATTTAATGTACTGCTTCAGGTTATGGATTATGGAACCCTTACGGACAACACAGGGAGGAAAGC encodes:
- a CDS encoding ATP-dependent Clp protease adaptor ClpS; translation: MDEKIFSEEKEEVLFDSPELYRVYLLNDDYTTMDFVVYVLMTIFDKPKIEATSIMLHVHRNGRGLAGVYLKEIAETKAAQVESLARAHGFPLKCAIQEDD
- the clpA gene encoding ATP-dependent Clp protease ATP-binding subunit ClpA — protein: MINKDLQIIITATVEDAIERGHQYLTVEHLVYAILHDDYGVEIIKSCGGDPEQIKRNLERFLEEQIPKKKGKGQAHPTISFQRVMERTLNHVGSAEKKEADAGDFLASIFLEEDTYAVSLFKSYGITRIDILNYISHGIPKTGYEETVNKEEKKADPLKLFTVELTEKAKKGEIDSIIGRQNELDRVIQVLSRRRKNNVILVGEPGVGKTAIVEGLALKIAKGEVPSHLKNFKIFALDMGALLAGTKYRGDFEARMKALINSLYKIKDCILFIDEIHTIVGAGSASGSTVDASNLLKPLLIEGKIRCIGATTYEEYRNYVEKDRALSRRFQKIDVVEPTEEETFEILKGLKSYYEEYHGVNYTQEALKTAVNLSAKYIIERFLPDKAIDIIDEAGAIVRLYQSENPVVDEKIIEKTIAKIARIPSQEITLNESERLKTLASDLKSVIFGQDEAVEAVSRVIKLAKAGLKEPQRPIGSFLFTGPTGVGKTELAKQLAQKLGIAFLRFDMSEYMEKHSVAKLIGAPPGYIGFEQGGLLTEQIRKNPHCVLLLDEIEKAHEEIFNVLLQVMDYGTLTDNTGRKADMRNVILIMTSNIGAREMEKPTVGFGDRSKDQIGKAEESVQRLFSPEFRNRLDAVVRFNPLPEEIVLKIVDKFIKELNEQLMAKNITVEITEKMRRWLAKKGFDPKFGARPLQRIIQKEIKSPLVEEILFGKLSNGGRVIADVFDDSVNFEIDDSIFAS